In Daphnia magna isolate NIES linkage group LG6, ASM2063170v1.1, whole genome shotgun sequence, the following are encoded in one genomic region:
- the LOC116925862 gene encoding DNA fragmentation factor subunit beta has translation MEIIKKMGCIKPNRLAVKVTDEKRSRKVGLVVTSLTDLKKKSHDVFKVLADSHNLDSLFVALEDGTEVSDDGYLFSLAHNTLLILFQVKAGVLIYPGSLQQTMERYLNALHDLQKFNSEEVVMFIENNMDEKLKLTWQYVTTLSSTKSHFSSISDHPEWFTGCNKLVTTKEEYFRKCAQGRIRSYLRDARNRLSHSKLSLSPIEKLKTCLEEKKYFACYFDRTDRSQDRLCDSKGEFQCQGQYNKPICQNNHWINPYDNAESRILFSTWNLDHVIERIKIITDLCSQIRCNNGCDHLKYFDLLFSRKNLKLVHKNCHVIGPHTECQIA, from the exons AtggaaataattaaaaaaatgggctGCATCAAACCCAATAGATTAGCAGTTAAAGTGACCGATGAGAAGCGTTCACGAAAAGTGGGTTTGGTCGTTACTAGTCTAACTgatctaaagaaaaaatcgcaTGATGTATTCAAGGTACTAGCGGATTCACACAATTTGGATTCACTATTTGTTGCTTTAGAAGATGGGACCGAAGTTTCCGATGATGGATACCTGTTTTCTCTGGCGCacaatacactgttaataCTTTTTCAAGTAAAGGCAGGTGTGCTCATTTATCCAG gttctTTGCAACAAACAATGGAAAGATACCTAAATGCTTTGCATGATCTCCAAAAATTTAATTCTGAAGAAGTCGTGATGTTTATTGAAAATAATATGGAcgaaaaactaaaattgacTTGGCAATATGTCACAACACTTTCCTCAACTAAAAGCCATTTCAGTTCTATATCAGATCACCCAGAGTGGTTTACTG GATGTAACAAATTGGTAACTACAAAGGAAGAATATTTCAGAAAATGTGCCCAGGGTAGAATAAGAAGCTATTTGCGAGACGCACGGAATAGGCTGTCACACAGCAAACTTTCGCTTAGTCCAATCGAAAAACTGAAGACCTgtttggaagaaaagaaatatttcgCCTGCTATTTTGACCGGACAGACAGAAGTCAAGACCGATTATGTGACTCTAAAGGGGAATTCCAGTGCCAGGGCCAGTACAACAAACCTATCTGTCAAAACAACCATTGGATCAATCCTTACGACAACGCAGAGAGCCGTATCTTATTTAGCACATGGAATTTGGACCACGTTATcgaacgaataaaaataataacagaTCTCTGTTCTCAAATCCGTTGCAATAATGGATGCGAccatttaaaatattttgatcTTCTCTTctcaagaaaaaatttgaaactcGTCCATAAGAACTGCCATGTGATTGGACCCCACACAGAGTGCCAAATTGCTTAG